The Chitinophaga lutea genome contains the following window.
ACGTAATCTATAACGGCTGGGCATCCTGGGTGTATTATGAAGAAATCCTCGGCCGGCCTTCCAAGTACCGCGCATTCTGGTGGAGCCCGGATAGCAGGAAACTGGCCTTTATGCGTTTCGACGATTCCAAAGTGCCCGTATTTCCCATTTACAGCGAAGTGGGCCAGCATGGTTTCCTCGAAAACACCCGCTACCCCAAAGCCGGCGATACCAACCCCGAAGTGAAACTGGCCATTGTGCCCGTTACCGGCGGCAACATCACCTGGGCGGATTTCAATTCCAAAGACGACCAGTATTTCGGTCAGCCCTTCTGGACGCCCGACGGCAGCGCTTTATGGGCCCAGTGGATGCCCCGTGAGCAGAACAACCTGGTCATCTACGCCATCGATGCGCAGACAGGCGCCAAGAAGCCCATTTACAACGAAACGCAGAAAACCTGGATTGACTGGTTCACCGATATCTATTTCCTCGATAATAATAAAGGGTTCATCATTAAAAGCGATAAATCCGGCTGGGACCACCTGTACCTGCATAATATGGACGGCAGCCTGAAAAAGCAGCTGACCACAGGCAACTGGCGTGTAAAGGCCGTACTCGAGCTGAACCAGCAGAAGCAGACGGTGTATTTCACCGCCCGCAAGGAAGCCAGCACCCGGTACGACCTTTATAAAATCGGCGTAAACGGCGGCCAGCCGCAGCGCCTCACTTTCGGCGAGTTCTCCCACGACGTGCGCCTGGCACCCGGCGGCGATCATTTCATCACCACCTACAGCAACCTCACCACCCCGCCGCGCATGGCGCTGGTGAACGAAAAAGGCAAGGTGGTGCGCGAACTGGGCAATGCCCGCGGCGCCGCGTTCGATACCTATAAAATGGCCCCCACGGAGCTGAAAACATATAAAACCCGCGACGGACTGGAGCTGCCCATCACCATCATGTGGCCGCTGAACATGGAGCCCGGGAAAAAATACCCCGTGCTGATCAGCATTTACGGCGGGCCCGATGCCGGCACCGTGTACGATGTATGGAAACCCTCCACGCTCATCTCCCAATGGTACGCCAAGGAAGGGCTCATCCAGGTGGCGATCGACAATCGCGCCGCGGGGCACCTCGGCAAGGTAGGGATGAATTACATCCACCGCCAGCTGGGCAAATACGAGATCGAGGATTATATGGACGCCACCCGCTGGCTCACCAGCCTCCCCGGCGTGGACGCGGCCAAAGTGGGCATGACCGGCGGCAGCTTCGGCGGGTATATGACCTGCATGGCGCTGACCTACGGAGCCGATGTGTTCTCCTACGGGATGGCCAACTTCGCCGTAACCGACTGGGCGCTGTACGACAGCCATTATACCGAAAGATTCATGGACACGCCGAAAGACAACCCCGAAGGATATAAAGTCACCTCCGTGCTCACCCATGCCGCCAAATACAAGGGACTGCTCCGCATCGTTCACGGCACCATGGACGACAACGTGCACCTGCAGAACTCCATCCAGCTGGTCAACAAGTTCGAGGACCTGGGCAAACATTTCGAGCTGATGCTCTATCCCGGCGAACGCCATGGATGGGGCGGGGCCAAAGGCGCCCATCTCCGGAACGAAACCTACCGGTTCATATACGCCAACCTCTTGGGCAAACCCCTTCCGGCCGCTTTCAAAGGCTCCAACTAGGCCGCGAACGAAGGATGAACGAACCTTCCCTGGGGGATCAACGAAGGATCACCGAAAAGTTGATCCTTCGTTGAAGGTTCGTTCGTCCTTCGTTGAAGGTTCGTTGAACACCGTGCAAATGCCCGCCTGGCACAGGCCGTTTTTCTGATTGTTTGTCTGGTGGCGGGTTTGAATACGTCGGTTTCCCTCTTTTTCCGGAAACAGGGGAGCATTCCTTTAAAAAAGACACTAAAAGCCATAACGGTGGGAATTTCCACCAAAACAAAAGGTCATTCCGCGATGGAATGACCTTTTTTAATGACTTAGGGGCAAAAAAACAGGGCTGCAAGAATACAGCCCCGAAAAATTTTAACCATATCTTTATTGAAAAACCTAGTACAAATTTCAATAATTTAGAAGTAACCCTAATCTCCGAATTTGTGAACGCTATATTTTTTCTGGTTAACGTAGCGAAAAGCACTTTAAACGATGACGCAAACAACCCGTTAACGAGCGAAAAACACCTTCAAGATAATTTTAAGACCATCTTTTACCGGCTCCTTCCGGCACCTCCGGCCGGGTGATCGCCGTGAACGTATCCCGGATGCTGTTAACGCGAACAACTGCAGGCTTTGTTATCCGTCCACCCATGCACCTGATCTTTTTCAGGCGCACAAGGGGAAGTGACGGCAATACCTCCCGACTGGCGGAATACACCCGCAAACGGGCGCTCATGAATCGAAAAAGCACGTCACGGCCTTGCCAATCCGGCTCCGGGCGTATTCTTCTCCGGCAGGAAACCGGTCCCCGGGAAATATATAACAAAAGGAAATATGATAATTGCTGATATACGTGCTAATACGGCGGCGAGGCGGGGTTATGGGTGGGTCAGGAAATGAAAAAAGGCGGTAAGAATACCGCCTTTGTAATAATTTTAACCATATCCTATGAAAAACCTATACCAAAGATAAGGTGCTTCTTCTGCCGCGCAAGTCGATTTCCGTGAACGCCATAAAATTCCTCGTGAAGCATCGAAATCACCTATTTTGCAGTCACATAGAAAATATATTTAAATTATGTTTTTTATCACTACGCAATCCTGTGGCCATTTTTGACGGCTCTTTCCGGCTGCAGCAGCACAATTTCCTTCTCATCGCCCACAACGCCCAGCACCAGGCATTCCGAGAAAAAATTGGCGATTTGTTTGACCGGGAAGTTGATGACCGCCACTACCTGTTTCCCTATCAGCTCTTCCGGCTGATACAGCTTTGTGATCTGGGCGGACGAGCGTTTGATGCCGATTTCCGGCCCGAAATCGACCTCCAGCTGGTAGGCAGGGTTCCGCGCTTTTTCAAACACTTTGGCAGCCATAATGGTGCCGGCATGAATGTGTACCTTCTCAAAATCATTCCATGTAATGGTTTCCATGCTATAAATATTTAATAGAGGGAAATTAAGGCGTTTGGGGGAAAAAGAGGAAGCGGGAGGGCAAAAAAACAGGGCGGTAAGAATACCGCCCTCCAATATTTTTAACCATATCCTATGAAAAACCAATACAAAGATAGGCAGGTACCTGATATCCGTAGAGGCGTTTCCGTAAAAGACCGGTTTTACTTCGTAAACGTTACGAATCATCTCCTGTTAACAGTAATTTAACCAATGCGCTTCGCCCTAGTGCGTACGTGCCTTGGGTTTAGTCTGCATAATACCGTCTATTTCCTCCATCACGGCATCTGTCAGCAACGGATATACGGCCAGCGCCTTCAGATTTTCAGTGAGTTGCGATTCTTTGGTAGCGCCAAGAATGGCGGAAGTAACATGGGGGTTGCGGATGCACCAGGCAACCGACAGTGTGGCGAGGCTGGTGTTCAGCTTTTCGGCCACCGCTTCCAGTTTCACGACGCGGGCCACGTTGTCGTCGAGCAGGTTCCTGTTTTTCAGCCACTCGAACCCTTCCAGGCCCAGGCGGGAACCCTCGGGAATGCCTTTGTTGTATTTGCCGGTCAGCAGGCCGGATGCCAGCGGGCTGAAAATGGTGGTGCCCAGGCCCACGGTCCTGAACACATCGAGGTATTCGTGCTCCATCTTTTCTCTTCTGAACATGTTGTATTCCGGCTGCTCCGTTACGGGCCCGATCAGGTTGTATTGCCTTGCAACCATATGGGCTTCCATGATCTCGGCCGGGCTCCACTCGGAAGTACCCCAGTAGAGGATCTTGCCCTGCTGGATGAGAATATTCATGGTCCACACCACTTCCTCCATCGGCACGTTTTTATCGGGGCGGTGGCAGAAGTACAGGTCGAGGTAATCGACGCCCATGCGCTCGAGGGCTTCGTTGCAGGCCTCTATCAGGTGTTTGCGGCTCAGGCCGGTCTGGTTGGGTTTGTTGTGATCGCCCCGCCAGCCGAAATATGCTTTGCTCGACAGTACATAGGAGGTCCTGTCCCAGTTCTTCTTCTTCAATATCCGCCCCATCATCTTTTCGGATTCACCGAGCGCATAGATTTCCGCGTTGTCGAAAAAATTGATGCCGTTGTCGTATGCCAGCCCCATCAGCCGGTCGGACAGGGAGTCGTCTATCTGTTTGTGAAACGTAATCCAGCTCCCGAACGATAACACGCTCAGTTGCAGGCCTGATTTGCCGAGTCTTCTGTATTCCATGATGTTTTTTGTGAGTTGATGTTCCAAAAATAATTATTCATTCCCCGAATTGGAAGCCTTGAAAAATAATACTTTGGCATGGTTGTTGGGCCACTTAGGCAGGAAATTTTAGGTTAAAAAATAGGTTAAAGCGCACAAGCCGGTCATCTGACCGGCTTGTTGCGTTATAATAAGTTATGCGGATTATTGGACGAAGCTGCTGTCCGGCGATTTGAATGATCCGTGCACGTTATGGAACTCGGACCAGGAAAAATCCTGGTTGGCATCGAACCCGACGCCGTAGAGGGTATCGTACGGTGTGGAGAAGCGGCAGTATTTGTCGGTGGTGAACAGGGCACGCTTCGCGTCCCAGCGGAGGTCTTTACAATCGAGACGTTTGATTTCGGCAGGGTCTTTCAGGCTGATGAACACCACGCTGTCGCGGAGGTATACATCGTTCTCGCGGTCCATGTACTTGCCGTAGCGGGCCGTGAGCACGCTGGATATCTTCAGGGAGTCGTAAAACACCACTTTAAGGCCGCGGGGGAATTCCGTATACGAAGGCGTGTTGGTATGCCGCTCCATGTAAGGCGAAGTAAGGATGCCTTTCACGTTGGCGGTCTGGCTCATGATGGTTTCCACATCAAACCCCTGTTCAACACCCAGTTTGTTAGCATCGAACTTACGTACGGCATTGATGTCGTTTTCGCAGCTGCAGCAAACCAGTACAATCGCCAGGTATGACAGGAGTTGTTTCAAGCGGTTAGTCGTATTTGCTCTTGATAAACCAGCGGTCGCTGAGTGTGAAGCCGAGCGTGAGCCGGTAATAAGTTTCTTTCACGAGGTTGATATCGCCGCGCTGCCCTACTTCGAAGGCCGCATTGATCATGGTGAACTGGTTCATGGCCGGCAT
Protein-coding sequences here:
- the lptC gene encoding LPS export ABC transporter periplasmic protein LptC; translation: MKQLLSYLAIVLVCCSCENDINAVRKFDANKLGVEQGFDVETIMSQTANVKGILTSPYMERHTNTPSYTEFPRGLKVVFYDSLKISSVLTARYGKYMDRENDVYLRDSVVFISLKDPAEIKRLDCKDLRWDAKRALFTTDKYCRFSTPYDTLYGVGFDANQDFSWSEFHNVHGSFKSPDSSFVQ
- a CDS encoding S9 family peptidase, yielding MYKPMPAWLTGIALLVAIPAISQEKKELTFDQIFTRPVNITEPLPAVRGWADKDHFIETRAGKALTVDVKTGQTADYTPPPATGRTVSVRGNDVYVQEPNGGAEIRLTSDSAIEKNATLSPDEKYVAFTRNNDLYAVEVATKKEIRYTTDGSDVIYNGWASWVYYEEILGRPSKYRAFWWSPDSRKLAFMRFDDSKVPVFPIYSEVGQHGFLENTRYPKAGDTNPEVKLAIVPVTGGNITWADFNSKDDQYFGQPFWTPDGSALWAQWMPREQNNLVIYAIDAQTGAKKPIYNETQKTWIDWFTDIYFLDNNKGFIIKSDKSGWDHLYLHNMDGSLKKQLTTGNWRVKAVLELNQQKQTVYFTARKEASTRYDLYKIGVNGGQPQRLTFGEFSHDVRLAPGGDHFITTYSNLTTPPRMALVNEKGKVVRELGNARGAAFDTYKMAPTELKTYKTRDGLELPITIMWPLNMEPGKKYPVLISIYGGPDAGTVYDVWKPSTLISQWYAKEGLIQVAIDNRAAGHLGKVGMNYIHRQLGKYEIEDYMDATRWLTSLPGVDAAKVGMTGGSFGGYMTCMALTYGADVFSYGMANFAVTDWALYDSHYTERFMDTPKDNPEGYKVTSVLTHAAKYKGLLRIVHGTMDDNVHLQNSIQLVNKFEDLGKHFELMLYPGERHGWGGAKGAHLRNETYRFIYANLLGKPLPAAFKGSN
- a CDS encoding tRNA-binding protein — protein: METITWNDFEKVHIHAGTIMAAKVFEKARNPAYQLEVDFGPEIGIKRSSAQITKLYQPEELIGKQVVAVINFPVKQIANFFSECLVLGVVGDEKEIVLLQPERAVKNGHRIA
- a CDS encoding potassium channel beta subunit family protein, with amino-acid sequence MEYRRLGKSGLQLSVLSFGSWITFHKQIDDSLSDRLMGLAYDNGINFFDNAEIYALGESEKMMGRILKKKNWDRTSYVLSSKAYFGWRGDHNKPNQTGLSRKHLIEACNEALERMGVDYLDLYFCHRPDKNVPMEEVVWTMNILIQQGKILYWGTSEWSPAEIMEAHMVARQYNLIGPVTEQPEYNMFRREKMEHEYLDVFRTVGLGTTIFSPLASGLLTGKYNKGIPEGSRLGLEGFEWLKNRNLLDDNVARVVKLEAVAEKLNTSLATLSVAWCIRNPHVTSAILGATKESQLTENLKALAVYPLLTDAVMEEIDGIMQTKPKARTH